Proteins from a genomic interval of Staphylococcus debuckii:
- the rihC gene encoding ribonucleoside hydrolase RihC — protein MAIPIIIDTDPGIDDAAAISIALTHPDLDLRMITTVHGNVNIHKTTSNALQLKAFFNSDVPIHQGVATPLINQPVDAEHVHGETGMAGFEFPEADYDLLTSDKAVEAMKETLLNSDEPITLVPIGPLTNIALLLRTYPEVSRQIKEIVLMGGSAGRGNVTPAAEFNIYCDPEAADIVFNSHIPITMVGLDVARGASLTYEAINKLQEKNQTSHMLYHMFNHYRGDQFGDGIAVYDAYTILYLLYPEKFSVADANVKIELTGTYTKGETVVNFDEETTNAKVVLSVDKSQFITMFFEALSYAK, from the coding sequence ATGGCTATCCCAATTATTATAGATACAGATCCAGGAATTGACGATGCGGCAGCCATCAGCATTGCTCTCACTCACCCTGATTTAGATTTAAGAATGATTACAACTGTGCACGGCAATGTAAATATCCATAAGACTACTAGCAATGCTTTACAATTGAAAGCATTCTTTAACAGTGATGTCCCTATTCACCAAGGAGTTGCAACACCACTTATTAATCAACCTGTAGACGCTGAACACGTTCATGGTGAAACAGGAATGGCAGGCTTTGAATTTCCGGAAGCTGATTATGATTTGCTAACTTCAGATAAAGCAGTTGAAGCTATGAAAGAGACATTGCTCAACTCTGATGAACCTATTACTCTTGTCCCTATTGGACCACTTACAAATATCGCTTTATTATTGAGAACTTATCCAGAAGTATCTCGCCAAATTAAAGAAATCGTATTGATGGGCGGCAGTGCAGGCAGAGGTAATGTTACCCCAGCTGCTGAATTTAATATTTATTGCGATCCAGAAGCTGCAGATATCGTCTTTAACTCTCACATCCCTATCACGATGGTTGGTTTGGATGTTGCAAGAGGAGCAAGCTTAACTTATGAAGCGATTAATAAATTACAAGAAAAAAACCAAACTTCTCACATGCTTTATCACATGTTCAACCACTATCGCGGCGACCAATTTGGTGATGGTATCGCTGTTTATGATGCCTATACTATTTTATATTTACTCTATCCTGAAAAGTTTTCTGTAGCAGATGCCAATGTAAAAATTGAATTGACAGGAACTTATACAAAAGGAGAAACTGTTGTTAATTTTGATGAGGAAACGACGAACGCAAAAGTAGTTCTTTCAGTCGACAAATCTCAATTTATCACCATGTTTTTTGAGGCTTTATCATATGCTAAATAA
- the qoxD gene encoding cytochrome aa3 quinol oxidase subunit IV — translation MNTIVKHTVGFIASIVLTLLAVFVTLYTSLTLNAKITIIFGFAFIQAAVQLLMFMHLTEGKDGQAQTFKVIFAIIITLVTVIGSYWVMVGGHSSHM, via the coding sequence ATGAATACAATCGTAAAACATACAGTCGGCTTTATAGCTTCTATTGTTTTGACACTACTCGCAGTTTTCGTAACTCTTTACACATCATTGACACTCAATGCTAAAATTACAATTATCTTTGGATTCGCTTTTATCCAAGCTGCAGTTCAGTTATTAATGTTCATGCATTTAACTGAAGGTAAAGATGGACAAGCTCAAACATTCAAAGTCATCTTCGCCATTATCATTACTCTTGTAACTGTAATCGGTTCATACTGGGTAATGGTCGGCGGACACAGTTCACATATGTAA
- the qoxC gene encoding cytochrome aa3 quinol oxidase subunit III yields MHDTKTIDARSHEGNLNKFGFWIFLTAEFSLFGTLFATLLIMQHAGDYADKLTTDLFELPLVLLMTFALLISSYTCGIAIYYMRKEKQKLMMIWMIITVALGAVFVGLEIFEFAHYVSEGVTPQIGSYWSSFFILLGTHGAHVSLGIVWIICLLIQVATRGLNEHNAPKLFIVSLYWHFLDVVWIFIFTAVYMIGMVYSG; encoded by the coding sequence ATGCATGATACAAAGACTATTGATGCGCGTTCGCATGAAGGTAATTTGAACAAGTTTGGCTTCTGGATCTTCCTAACAGCTGAATTCTCTTTATTCGGTACTCTATTTGCAACGTTGCTTATTATGCAACATGCCGGTGATTACGCAGACAAATTAACAACTGATTTGTTTGAACTTCCTTTAGTATTATTGATGACATTCGCATTGTTAATCAGTTCATATACATGCGGTATCGCAATTTACTATATGAGAAAAGAAAAACAAAAATTAATGATGATTTGGATGATCATCACAGTTGCACTTGGTGCAGTCTTCGTTGGATTAGAAATCTTCGAATTCGCACACTATGTATCTGAAGGTGTAACACCGCAAATCGGTTCTTACTGGTCAAGTTTCTTCATCTTGTTAGGAACTCACGGTGCCCACGTATCGTTAGGTATCGTCTGGATCATTTGCTTATTAATCCAAGTGGCAACACGTGGACTTAATGAACATAATGCTCCAAAATTATTTATCGTAAGTTTATATTGGCACTTTTTAGATGTTGTATGGATTTTCATCTTTACTGCAGTCTATATGATAGGGATGGTGTATAGCGGATGA
- the qoxB gene encoding cytochrome aa3 quinol oxidase subunit I, whose protein sequence is MNFPWNELLVHGNWMITMAQIGAPFLVIGVIAVITYFKLWKYLYKEWFTTVDHKKIGIMYLLCAILMFVRGGIDALLMRTQLTIPNNTFLEANHYNEIFTTHGVIMIIFMAMPFIFGLWNAVIPLQIGARDVAFPVMNNISFWLFAGAMLLFNLSFIVGGSPAAGWTNYAPLAGEFSPGPGVNYYLLAIQISGIGTLMTGINFFVTILRCKSPTMKFMEMPMFTVTTFITALIVILVFPVFTVTLALMTIDRIFGTQFFTVANGGMPMLWANFFWVWGHPEVYIVVLPAFGIFSDIIPTFARKHLFGHKSMIWATAAISFLSFLVWVHHFFTMGNGALINSFFSISTMLIAVPTGVKIFNWLATLYQGRISFESPMLFSLAFIPTFTIGGVTGVMLAMASTDYQYHNTYFLVAHFHYTLVCGVVFACFAALIFWYPKMMGYKLNERLNKPFFWLFVIGFNVCFMPQFILGLDGMPRRLYTYMPSDGWFMLNVISTIGALMMAASVLFLVANIIYSHLKSPRIASGDSWGLGRTLEWSTASSVPPVYNFAITPDWDDLDTFVDMKKQGRHYLDNHNYKDIHMPNNTPVGFFMGIFMTIGGFFLTFDTIIPAIICLIGVFGCMIYRSFQEDHGYYIPASEVAATEAKLREAREKEREAASHA, encoded by the coding sequence ATGAATTTCCCATGGAATGAATTACTCGTTCACGGTAACTGGATGATTACAATGGCGCAAATCGGTGCTCCTTTCCTAGTTATTGGTGTCATCGCAGTAATCACATACTTTAAATTGTGGAAATATCTGTACAAAGAATGGTTTACAACTGTCGATCATAAAAAAATCGGTATCATGTACTTGCTTTGTGCAATCTTAATGTTCGTCCGCGGTGGTATTGATGCACTATTAATGCGTACTCAATTAACAATTCCAAACAATACGTTCTTGGAAGCAAACCACTACAACGAAATTTTCACAACACATGGTGTTATCATGATCATCTTCATGGCAATGCCTTTCATCTTCGGATTATGGAACGCAGTAATTCCATTGCAAATCGGCGCACGTGATGTTGCCTTTCCTGTAATGAACAACATCAGTTTCTGGTTGTTCGCAGGCGCAATGTTACTATTCAACCTTTCATTTATCGTCGGTGGTTCACCTGCTGCAGGTTGGACAAACTATGCACCACTTGCTGGTGAATTCAGTCCTGGTCCTGGGGTTAACTACTACTTACTTGCGATTCAAATCTCAGGTATCGGTACGTTAATGACTGGTATTAACTTCTTTGTAACAATCTTAAGATGTAAATCACCAACTATGAAATTTATGGAAATGCCAATGTTCACAGTGACAACATTTATCACTGCTTTAATCGTAATCTTGGTATTCCCAGTATTCACAGTTACTTTAGCGCTTATGACAATTGACCGTATTTTCGGTACTCAATTCTTTACAGTCGCAAATGGCGGTATGCCGATGTTATGGGCGAACTTCTTCTGGGTATGGGGGCACCCTGAAGTATATATCGTTGTCCTTCCAGCATTCGGTATCTTCTCAGATATTATTCCGACATTCGCACGTAAACACTTATTCGGACATAAAAGTATGATTTGGGCAACAGCTGCTATTTCATTCTTGAGTTTCTTAGTTTGGGTCCACCATTTCTTCACAATGGGTAATGGTGCGTTAATCAACTCATTCTTCTCAATCTCAACAATGTTAATCGCTGTGCCTACCGGAGTTAAAATCTTTAACTGGTTAGCCACTTTATATCAAGGTCGAATCAGTTTCGAATCACCAATGCTATTCTCATTAGCATTTATCCCAACATTCACTATCGGTGGGGTTACCGGTGTAATGCTTGCAATGGCGTCTACTGACTATCAATACCATAATACGTATTTCTTAGTTGCCCACTTCCACTACACATTGGTATGTGGTGTTGTATTCGCTTGTTTCGCAGCACTTATCTTCTGGTATCCTAAGATGATGGGTTACAAATTGAATGAACGTTTGAACAAACCATTCTTCTGGTTATTTGTAATTGGTTTCAACGTATGTTTCATGCCTCAATTCATTCTTGGATTAGATGGTATGCCACGTCGTTTATACACTTACATGCCTTCAGACGGTTGGTTCATGTTAAACGTTATTTCAACAATCGGTGCATTAATGATGGCAGCAAGTGTATTATTCTTAGTTGCTAACATTATCTACAGTCACCTTAAATCACCAAGAATTGCTTCAGGTGACTCTTGGGGTCTTGGCCGTACTTTAGAATGGAGTACTGCTTCATCTGTACCTCCTGTTTACAACTTTGCTATCACTCCTGATTGGGATGATTTAGATACATTTGTAGACATGAAAAAACAAGGTCGTCATTATTTAGACAATCATAACTATAAAGATATTCATATGCCGAACAACACACCAGTTGGTTTCTTCATGGGTATCTTCATGACAATCGGCGGATTCTTCTTGACTTTCGATACAATCATTCCAGCAATCATCTGCTTAATCGGTGTATTCGGCTGCATGATTTACCGAAGCTTCCAAGAAGATCACGGTTACTACATTCCAGCTTCTGAAGTAGCTGCTACTGAAGCGAAACTTCGTGAGGCTCGTGAAAAAGAAAGGGAGGCTGCAAGTCATGCATGA
- the qoxA gene encoding cytochrome aa3 quinol oxidase subunit II yields the protein MSKIKSLLLLFGSLILLSGCQNMEVLNPKGPMASSLKWLIIYSIIFMLVIVAVVFVLFAVFSYKYRYSNTTESGKIHHSTLLETIWFIVPFIILLALAIPTVKTLYDYEKPPASDKDPVVVYATSAGFKWFFAYPEQKIETVNHLTIPKDRPVVFKLQSMDTMTSFWIPQLGGQKYAMTAMTMEWTLEGDKEGTYRGRNSNFNGEGFARQTFPVHVVNNSEFNKWVDKAKKKEVLKQDTFDKQLLPTTKNQELTFSGTHMAFVDPAADPEYIFYAYKRFHFTPKDPNFYDQKEGVLSKPDAKYPARKAQITNVMYNRHGMKEMILPNDKPYDNEFKKEESHNMDEMEKAHKNSKDKKASELEKKNDGGEH from the coding sequence GTGTCAAAAATCAAGTCTTTGCTTCTACTATTTGGCTCGTTGATTTTACTCAGCGGTTGTCAAAATATGGAAGTACTTAACCCAAAAGGGCCAATGGCAAGCAGTTTGAAATGGCTGATTATTTATTCAATCATCTTTATGCTTGTTATTGTTGCGGTTGTGTTTGTATTGTTTGCTGTATTTTCTTATAAATACCGTTATTCAAATACCACTGAATCAGGCAAAATACATCACAGCACATTGTTAGAAACTATTTGGTTTATCGTACCATTCATTATCTTACTTGCTTTGGCAATTCCAACTGTCAAAACATTGTATGATTACGAAAAACCGCCTGCTAGCGACAAAGACCCAGTCGTTGTTTATGCAACTAGTGCAGGTTTCAAATGGTTCTTTGCTTATCCAGAGCAAAAGATTGAAACAGTGAATCACTTAACGATTCCAAAAGATCGTCCAGTAGTATTCAAATTGCAATCTATGGATACTATGACAAGTTTCTGGATTCCACAACTTGGCGGTCAAAAATATGCTATGACAGCTATGACAATGGAATGGACTTTAGAAGGTGACAAAGAAGGTACATACCGAGGTCGTAACTCAAACTTCAACGGTGAAGGCTTCGCTCGTCAAACTTTCCCTGTTCACGTTGTCAACAACTCAGAGTTTAATAAATGGGTAGATAAAGCTAAGAAAAAAGAAGTTCTTAAACAAGATACTTTCGATAAACAACTTTTACCTACAACTAAAAACCAAGAGTTGACATTCAGCGGTACGCATATGGCGTTTGTTGATCCAGCTGCCGATCCTGAATACATCTTCTATGCTTACAAACGTTTCCACTTCACACCGAAAGATCCAAACTTCTATGATCAAAAAGAAGGCGTTTTAAGCAAACCAGATGCAAAATATCCAGCACGTAAAGCACAAATTACAAACGTTATGTACAACCGTCACGGCATGAAAGAAATGATCTTGCCAAACGACAAACCATATGATAATGAGTTCAAGAAAGAAGAATCTCATAATATGGACGAAATGGAAAAAGCTCACAAAAACTCTAAAGACAAAAAAGCTTCTGAGCTAGAAAAGAAAAATGATGGAGGTGAACATTAA
- a CDS encoding DUF5011 domain-containing protein — MHKLLQSLSALGVSATLVTPNLNAEATDNSVPELKGVEDAIIQKGESYNLLNGVSAYDKEDGDLTDQIKVNGNVNTNKIGKYKVEYQVIDSDGAKEISERYIEVK; from the coding sequence ATGCACAAATTATTACAGTCTTTATCAGCTTTAGGCGTTTCAGCAACTCTTGTAACACCTAACTTAAATGCTGAAGCCACTGACAACTCTGTACCTGAATTAAAAGGCGTTGAAGATGCAATCATTCAAAAAGGTGAAAGCTATAACCTGTTAAACGGGGTCAGTGCTTATGATAAAGAAGATGGAGATTTAACTGACCAAATTAAAGTTAACGGAAACGTCAATACTAATAAAATTGGTAAGTATAAAGTTGAATATCAAGTCATTGACTCGGATGGTGCGAAAGAAATTTCCGAACGTTACATAGAAGTCAAATGA
- a CDS encoding globin domain-containing protein: MLTEQEKDIIKQTVPVLQDKGVEITSFFYNRMFNEHPELRNMFNQTNQKKGLQSTALAQTVLAAAANIENLGAIMPVVREIAYKHCALQVPPAGYEIVGENLIAAIMEVLGLEEDDPIIKAWVNAYWEIANVFIDVEKQMYADMLWDGFQPFKITNIENVASDIKAFTVSSEKYDLSQFIPGQYITVDVSSDKLPYRAKRHYSIVGGDEDTLTFAVKRDVTKDNEGEVSTILHDEYSVGDDLNLTAPVGAFRLHETDKPQLFLGSGIGVTPLVSMFEAAVQGDSPSVQFIQNTRNISDVPFAERLANFAAEYDNASYTLHDREADGYITKEDLKPYVSDDTQIYICGGIHFLKSIVNELYEMGVDKSRIHFETFIPRLSVEV; this comes from the coding sequence ATGTTAACTGAACAAGAAAAAGATATTATTAAACAAACAGTACCAGTATTACAAGACAAAGGTGTGGAAATTACGTCATTCTTCTATAATAGAATGTTTAATGAACACCCTGAACTTCGTAATATGTTTAACCAAACTAACCAGAAAAAAGGTTTGCAATCTACAGCTTTAGCACAAACTGTATTAGCTGCTGCAGCAAATATAGAAAATTTAGGTGCTATTATGCCTGTAGTAAGAGAAATTGCATATAAACACTGTGCATTGCAAGTACCGCCAGCTGGTTATGAAATCGTCGGCGAAAATTTAATTGCTGCAATTATGGAAGTCTTGGGATTAGAAGAAGATGATCCTATCATTAAAGCTTGGGTAAATGCGTATTGGGAAATTGCAAATGTATTTATAGATGTTGAAAAACAAATGTATGCGGATATGTTATGGGATGGTTTCCAACCATTTAAAATTACTAATATTGAAAATGTTGCTTCTGATATCAAAGCATTTACAGTTTCATCTGAAAAATATGATTTAAGTCAATTTATCCCAGGTCAATATATTACAGTAGATGTTTCTAGTGATAAATTGCCTTACAGAGCTAAACGTCACTATTCTATCGTGGGCGGAGACGAAGATACTTTAACATTTGCAGTAAAACGTGATGTAACTAAAGACAATGAAGGTGAAGTTTCTACAATCTTACACGATGAATACAGTGTTGGAGATGATTTGAATTTAACAGCTCCTGTTGGTGCATTCAGATTGCATGAAACAGATAAACCTCAATTGTTCCTTGGTTCTGGTATCGGTGTGACACCGTTAGTATCTATGTTCGAAGCAGCGGTACAAGGTGATTCACCAAGTGTTCAATTCATTCAAAATACACGTAACATTTCAGATGTGCCATTTGCTGAACGTTTAGCAAACTTTGCTGCTGAATATGATAATGCCAGCTACACATTGCATGATAGAGAAGCAGATGGATATATTACTAAAGAAGATTTGAAACCGTATGTTTCAGATGATACACAAATTTATATTTGCGGCGGTATCCACTTCTTGAAATCAATCGTAAATGAATTGTATGAAATGGGTGTAGATAAATCACGTATCCACTTCGAAACATTCATCCCACGTTTGAGTGTAGAAGTTTAA
- a CDS encoding M42 family metallopeptidase: protein MDETNQLLKNLTDVNGIAGHEMQVKETMREYLNPVSDELIEDNLGGIFGKKNAAKGDKTLMVAGHLDEVGFMVTDIDENGFIKFAAAGGWWSQVMLSQKVTVTTEDGSEIRGVIGSKPPHVLAPEERKNAMDIKNMFIDIGVASKEEAEKLGIALGDMITPYSEFEVMSDENYLLAKAFDNRFGCALSVDVLRNLKDEDINVNLVAGATVQEEVGLRGAKVAAHKIKPDLAIAVDVGIAYDTPGMKGGAEQSELGKGPLIVFMDATIIAHVGLRRHIKKVAEEKGIEVQWGTTQGGGTDAGSIHLVDDGIPSIVIGVPLRYMHSNVSIMHKQDYLNAVKLVTEVVKSLDNDVVENIKW, encoded by the coding sequence ATGGATGAAACAAATCAATTATTAAAAAATTTAACGGATGTAAATGGAATAGCTGGACATGAAATGCAAGTTAAGGAAACAATGCGTGAGTATCTGAATCCTGTTTCTGATGAGCTGATTGAAGATAACTTAGGCGGCATTTTTGGTAAAAAGAATGCTGCAAAGGGTGATAAAACGTTGATGGTGGCTGGCCACTTAGATGAAGTCGGCTTTATGGTGACAGATATTGATGAAAATGGATTTATTAAGTTTGCGGCAGCAGGTGGATGGTGGAGTCAAGTAATGCTTTCTCAAAAAGTAACTGTGACGACAGAAGACGGCAGTGAAATCAGAGGCGTTATTGGATCGAAACCTCCGCATGTTTTAGCACCTGAAGAACGTAAAAATGCGATGGACATAAAAAATATGTTTATCGATATTGGAGTAGCTTCAAAGGAAGAAGCGGAAAAATTAGGAATTGCACTAGGTGACATGATTACCCCGTATTCTGAATTTGAAGTCATGAGTGATGAAAATTATTTGTTAGCTAAAGCTTTCGATAATCGCTTCGGATGTGCACTTTCAGTAGACGTATTAAGAAACTTGAAAGATGAAGATATCAATGTCAACTTGGTTGCAGGTGCGACAGTTCAAGAAGAGGTAGGATTACGCGGGGCTAAAGTAGCAGCACATAAAATCAAACCAGATTTGGCTATTGCAGTGGATGTAGGTATTGCTTACGATACACCAGGAATGAAAGGTGGCGCTGAACAATCTGAATTAGGCAAAGGGCCATTAATTGTCTTTATGGATGCTACTATTATTGCTCACGTTGGTTTACGCAGACATATTAAAAAAGTAGCTGAAGAAAAAGGTATTGAAGTACAGTGGGGCACGACTCAAGGTGGCGGTACAGATGCCGGTAGTATTCACCTAGTTGATGATGGTATTCCTTCGATTGTAATCGGCGTACCTTTGAGATATATGCATTCTAATGTTTCTATTATGCATAAACAAGATTACTTAAATGCTGTGAAACTAGTTACTGAAGTTGTGAAATCTTTAGATAATGATGTAGTAGAAAATATAAAATGGTGA
- the folD gene encoding bifunctional methylenetetrahydrofolate dehydrogenase/methenyltetrahydrofolate cyclohydrolase FolD, with translation MVAKILDGKQIAKDYRQGLQDQVEALKEKGYTPKLSVILVGNNGASLSYVKSKKKAAEKIGMISEIVHLEETATEEEVLNELDRLNNDDSVSGILVQVPLPSQVSEQKVLEAINPEKDVDGFHPQNIGKLYIDEQTFVPCTPLGIMELLKNADIDLDGKDAVVIGRSHIVGQPVSKLLIQQNATVTILHSHSKDMSKHLKDADVIVSAVGKPGLVTKDDVKEGAVVIDVGNTPDENGKLKGDVEYEDVKEIAGAITPVPGGVGPMTITMVLNNTLLAEKMRRGIQ, from the coding sequence ATGGTTGCAAAAATTTTAGATGGCAAACAAATTGCCAAGGACTATCGTCAAGGATTGCAAGATCAAGTCGAAGCGTTAAAAGAAAAGGGCTATACGCCGAAACTTTCAGTAATTCTAGTGGGCAATAATGGGGCGAGTTTAAGCTATGTAAAATCTAAAAAGAAAGCTGCTGAAAAAATCGGTATGATTTCAGAAATCGTACATTTAGAAGAAACAGCTACTGAAGAAGAAGTATTAAACGAACTTGACCGTTTAAATAATGATGATTCTGTCAGCGGCATTCTTGTTCAAGTACCGCTTCCATCTCAAGTAAGTGAACAAAAAGTACTTGAAGCCATTAATCCTGAGAAAGATGTTGACGGCTTCCATCCACAAAACATCGGTAAATTATATATTGATGAACAAACTTTCGTTCCTTGTACACCACTTGGTATTATGGAATTACTAAAAAATGCGGATATTGATTTAGATGGTAAAGATGCTGTAGTAATTGGACGCAGTCACATTGTCGGCCAACCTGTCTCTAAATTATTAATTCAGCAAAACGCTACTGTTACAATCTTGCATTCTCATTCAAAAGACATGAGCAAACATCTTAAAGACGCGGATGTTATTGTCAGCGCTGTGGGTAAACCTGGACTTGTAACTAAAGATGATGTAAAAGAAGGCGCAGTTGTTATCGATGTCGGTAATACACCTGATGAAAACGGAAAATTAAAAGGCGATGTCGAATATGAAGACGTTAAAGAAATTGCGGGCGCTATTACACCTGTTCCTGGAGGAGTAGGTCCTATGACGATTACAATGGTATTAAACAATACATTGTTAGCTGAAAAAATGCGTCGCGGCATCCAATAA
- the purE gene encoding 5-(carboxyamino)imidazole ribonucleotide mutase — MKVAVIMGSSSDWDMMSESCQMLDQFGIPYDKKVVSAHRTPKLMFDFATEARLNGYDVIIAGAGGAAHLPGMVASMTTLPVIGVPIESKSLKGLDSLLSIVQMPGGIPVATTAIGKAGAKNAGILAARILSIQSDEVRQKLEAYQQSLVDKVGEMQSELQ, encoded by the coding sequence TTGAAAGTGGCAGTTATTATGGGCAGTTCTTCTGATTGGGATATGATGTCAGAAAGTTGCCAGATGTTGGACCAATTTGGAATCCCGTACGATAAAAAAGTAGTATCCGCACATCGTACGCCTAAGTTAATGTTCGACTTTGCGACAGAAGCCAGATTAAATGGATATGATGTTATTATTGCCGGAGCAGGCGGAGCGGCACATTTACCAGGTATGGTTGCTTCTATGACGACATTGCCTGTTATTGGAGTTCCGATTGAATCAAAAAGTTTAAAAGGATTAGATTCATTACTATCGATTGTTCAAATGCCAGGTGGTATTCCAGTTGCTACAACAGCAATCGGAAAAGCAGGCGCTAAAAACGCAGGTATCTTGGCAGCACGTATTTTAAGCATCCAGAGTGATGAAGTACGTCAGAAATTAGAAGCATATCAACAATCATTAGTAGACAAAGTAGGAGAGATGCAAAGTGAACTTCAATAA
- the purK gene encoding 5-(carboxyamino)imidazole ribonucleotide synthase, protein MNFNKLKFGATVGIIGGGQLGKMMAQSAQKMGFKVIVLDPDPDAPCQYVAHDFINAAYDDMEALRQLGEASDVITYEFENIAADQLQTLTEEFNVPQGYQAIHLLQDRLTEKQTLESAGTKIVPYAQLTCPSDLEETAEKLGYPFMVKTRFGGYDGKGQILVRNEQDMDEAKELVEKQECVAEQFLDLYKEVSLTVTIGNGGQICYFPLQENEHRNQVLFKTIVPARSDKEAEARAEVDKITEKVHFVGTFTVEFFIDKNNNLYVNEIAPRPHNSGHYSIEACDYSQFDTHILGVTGQKLPESIEILKPAVMMNLLGKDLDLLEDEFGDHPEWHVHIYGKADRKPARKMGHMTVLTDDIDQTEQEMLATFKGGNK, encoded by the coding sequence GTGAACTTCAATAAATTAAAGTTCGGCGCCACTGTAGGTATTATCGGCGGCGGCCAATTAGGCAAAATGATGGCGCAATCTGCTCAGAAAATGGGCTTTAAAGTGATTGTGCTTGACCCTGACCCTGATGCGCCTTGTCAGTACGTAGCGCATGATTTCATTAATGCAGCATATGATGATATGGAAGCTTTAAGACAATTAGGAGAAGCTTCTGATGTCATTACTTATGAGTTTGAAAATATCGCTGCAGACCAATTGCAAACATTAACTGAAGAATTCAATGTACCTCAAGGTTATCAAGCGATTCACTTACTTCAAGATCGCTTGACTGAAAAACAAACATTAGAATCAGCTGGCACTAAGATTGTTCCTTATGCACAGTTGACATGTCCTTCTGATTTAGAGGAAACTGCAGAAAAATTAGGCTATCCATTTATGGTTAAAACACGTTTCGGCGGCTATGACGGCAAAGGTCAAATTCTAGTGAGAAATGAACAAGATATGGATGAAGCAAAAGAGCTTGTTGAAAAACAAGAGTGTGTGGCTGAGCAGTTCCTTGATTTATACAAAGAAGTTTCACTCACAGTGACTATCGGAAATGGTGGTCAAATCTGTTACTTCCCGCTTCAAGAAAACGAACACCGCAACCAAGTACTTTTTAAAACAATCGTTCCAGCTCGTTCTGACAAAGAAGCAGAAGCTAGAGCTGAAGTAGACAAGATTACAGAAAAGGTTCATTTCGTCGGTACCTTTACAGTCGAGTTCTTTATTGATAAGAACAACAATTTATACGTGAATGAAATCGCACCGCGTCCGCATAATTCAGGACATTATTCGATTGAAGCTTGTGATTATTCACAATTCGACACACATATATTAGGTGTGACTGGCCAAAAGCTGCCAGAAAGTATTGAAATCTTAAAACCGGCAGTTATGATGAACTTGCTAGGAAAAGATTTAGACTTATTAGAAGACGAATTCGGTGATCATCCTGAATGGCACGTGCATATTTACGGTAAAGCAGATAGAAAACCAGCCAGAAAAATGGGACATATGACAGTATTGACAGATGATATTGATCAAACAGAGCAAGAAATGTTGGCAACCTTTAAAGGAGGAAACAAGTAA